A stretch of Exiguobacterium sp. BMC-KP DNA encodes these proteins:
- a CDS encoding MDR family MFS transporter, translating to MQRIRQLHPLTLGVLFGTFFSRLGTFITMPFFAIYMTTVLKFDPVDVGWVLSISAIASLVMSFIGGTLSDRYGRRAMMLAGTIGFAVVFIALAQVETFWAFFILSALNGVCRSIFEPSARALISDTTDEANRLFVFNIRYAMINIAAAIGPGIALLLSAGNTSATFYITAFVYIAYGVMIGILFKRHPITETHGGKKVSFGATIRLLRTDIAFTLALAGIIFGVFGYSQFNSTLPQFLTETSLLEGGKTLYAILITINAITVLIVQYPIMKFGVKTSPLVSITTGIATVAVGLFIIGNASSIWLMVVAMVIFTCGEVMMFTMTDILTDRFAKPELRGSYFGAMGLTSIGQSIGPIAGGHLLSLYGADRPLPIFGILAGLTLFGIPLLLLSQRIHRGSTIKELEEPVTLSNDSQQNA from the coding sequence ATGCAACGCATTCGTCAACTGCATCCGTTGACACTCGGGGTCTTGTTCGGGACGTTTTTCTCGCGTCTTGGAACGTTCATCACGATGCCATTCTTCGCCATCTACATGACGACCGTCTTGAAATTTGATCCGGTTGATGTCGGCTGGGTCCTCAGTATCTCGGCGATCGCCAGTCTCGTCATGAGTTTCATCGGTGGTACATTGTCGGACCGCTACGGTCGTCGGGCGATGATGCTCGCTGGAACAATTGGGTTCGCGGTCGTCTTCATTGCGCTCGCTCAAGTCGAGACGTTTTGGGCGTTCTTCATTCTGAGTGCCTTGAACGGGGTTTGTCGTTCGATTTTTGAACCATCCGCTCGTGCCTTGATCAGTGATACGACGGACGAAGCGAACCGGTTGTTCGTCTTCAATATCCGTTACGCGATGATCAACATCGCAGCAGCGATCGGTCCGGGAATCGCCTTACTGCTGAGTGCGGGGAACACGTCAGCGACGTTTTACATCACAGCGTTCGTCTATATCGCGTACGGGGTGATGATCGGTATCTTGTTCAAACGCCATCCAATCACTGAGACGCACGGTGGCAAGAAGGTGTCGTTTGGAGCGACGATTCGTCTGTTGCGGACCGACATTGCCTTTACGCTCGCACTCGCGGGTATCATCTTCGGTGTCTTCGGTTACAGCCAGTTCAACTCGACCTTGCCACAGTTTTTGACGGAGACGTCACTGCTTGAAGGTGGGAAGACGCTCTATGCGATCTTGATTACGATCAATGCGATTACCGTCTTAATCGTGCAATATCCAATCATGAAGTTTGGTGTTAAGACGTCACCACTCGTCTCGATTACGACCGGGATTGCGACCGTTGCTGTCGGTTTGTTCATCATCGGTAATGCGAGTTCGATTTGGTTGATGGTCGTCGCGATGGTCATCTTCACGTGCGGCGAAGTCATGATGTTTACGATGACTGACATCTTGACCGATCGCTTTGCGAAGCCAGAATTACGAGGTAGTTATTTCGGAGCGATGGGGTTAACATCGATTGGTCAATCGATCGGTCCAATTGCCGGTGGTCATTTATTAAGTTTATATGGAGCGGACCGTCCATTACCGATTTTCGGGATTTTAGCGGGCTTGACATTGTTCGGAATACCACTGCTCTTACTGTCACAACGGATTCATCGGGGTTCGACGATCAAGGAACTAGAGGAACCGGTCACACTTTCGAATGATTCTCAACAAAACGCATGA
- a CDS encoding MetQ/NlpA family ABC transporter substrate-binding protein, producing the protein MKVWKKFVGTAAVSVLAISLAACGEKSSGSDDKTLVIGASNVPHAEILEHVKKEYEAKGYKLEIKKFQDYVLPNKALASKEIDANYFQHVPYLEQQEKENKSYKFANAGGVHVEPLGIYSKKYKSLDKLPNGATILTSSNVAERGRVLTFLQNEGLIKLKDGKTTDAQLGDIAENPKKLKFKTNIEASLLPQAYKNNEGDAVLINTNYAIDNGLNPLKDAIASEDESSPYVNIIVTRDGDEKDKRVTALIDVLHEKKNQDWILDKYKGAVVPVSK; encoded by the coding sequence ATGAAAGTTTGGAAAAAATTCGTAGGTACTGCCGCTGTATCTGTTTTAGCAATCAGCCTTGCTGCTTGTGGTGAAAAATCATCAGGAAGCGACGATAAAACACTCGTCATCGGTGCTTCAAACGTACCGCACGCTGAGATTCTTGAGCATGTCAAAAAGGAATATGAAGCAAAAGGTTACAAGCTTGAAATCAAGAAGTTCCAAGATTATGTACTTCCGAACAAAGCACTTGCATCAAAAGAAATCGATGCGAACTACTTCCAGCACGTACCGTACCTCGAGCAACAAGAAAAAGAAAATAAATCGTATAAGTTCGCGAACGCAGGTGGCGTCCACGTTGAACCACTCGGTATCTATTCGAAGAAATACAAGTCACTCGATAAGTTACCAAACGGTGCAACAATCTTAACGAGCTCAAACGTCGCGGAACGCGGTCGTGTCTTGACGTTCCTTCAAAACGAAGGGTTGATCAAACTCAAAGACGGTAAAACGACAGATGCGCAACTCGGTGATATCGCGGAGAACCCGAAGAAACTCAAGTTCAAAACGAACATCGAAGCATCACTTCTTCCGCAAGCTTACAAAAACAATGAAGGCGACGCAGTCCTCATCAACACGAACTATGCGATCGATAACGGTCTGAACCCATTGAAAGACGCGATCGCATCAGAAGATGAGTCGTCACCATACGTCAACATCATCGTTACACGTGATGGCGATGAAAAAGACAAGCGTGTCACAGCACTTATTGACGTGCTACACGAAAAGAAAAACCAAGATTGGATTCTCGACAAGTACAAAGGTGCGGTCGTTCCAGTCAGCAAATAA
- a CDS encoding methionine ABC transporter permease codes for MISFFDNLDWEMVWGATGSTVYMTAVAGLSTFILGLIIGLLLFATNEELLFKNRAFYSILSLLVNVFRSVPFIILLILLIPITLALFGSFLGPTAALPALILGAAPFYGRMVELALREVDKGVIEAAESMGATKFQIIYKVLIPEALPAIVSGITVTLVSLVGYTAMAGVIGGGGLGDMAFIEGFQRSRNDIIVIATLLILAIVFVIQIIGDLLIRAIDKR; via the coding sequence ATGATTTCATTCTTTGACAACCTAGACTGGGAGATGGTGTGGGGAGCGACAGGCAGTACTGTTTATATGACAGCAGTCGCCGGTCTTTCGACATTCATTCTCGGTCTGATCATTGGTTTATTATTGTTTGCGACAAACGAAGAGTTGTTGTTCAAGAACCGAGCATTTTATTCAATCTTAAGCTTACTCGTCAACGTCTTCCGTTCGGTTCCATTCATCATCTTACTGATCTTATTAATTCCGATTACGTTAGCGCTTTTCGGTTCATTCCTCGGACCAACGGCAGCATTACCGGCACTGATCTTGGGAGCCGCTCCATTTTATGGTCGAATGGTCGAACTCGCGTTACGCGAAGTCGATAAAGGTGTCATCGAGGCAGCTGAATCGATGGGCGCGACGAAGTTCCAGATCATCTATAAAGTCTTAATCCCAGAAGCGTTGCCTGCCATCGTTTCGGGTATCACGGTCACACTCGTTTCACTTGTCGGTTATACGGCAATGGCCGGAGTAATCGGTGGAGGTGGACTGGGGGACATGGCCTTCATCGAAGGATTCCAGCGTTCTCGAAACGATATCATCGTCATTGCGACACTCTTAATCTTAGCGATCGTCTTCGTCATCCAAATCATTGGTGACTTGTTGATCCGGGCAATCGATAAACGTTAA
- a CDS encoding methionine ABC transporter ATP-binding protein: MIRLQDVGKIYRSKRGAVEAVANVDLTIERGEIFGIIGYSGAGKSTLIRLLNMLEAPTSGSIQIDGVEMTSLKPKELRGVRKNVSMVFQHFNLLWSRTVEENIMFPLELGGFPKARRKERVAELIQLVGLDGREGAYPSQLSGGQKQRVGIARALASNPDVLLCDEATSALDPKTTDSILELLVDINQKLKLTIVLITHEMHVIQKICHRVAVMEAGKIVEQGPVAEVFRHPKQAMTKEFVKQLTSPLENELTFAKLRERYPTGKIVQLTFVGSTAESPILAEVMKDSPVLFNIIGGNVGQSQEGALGTLFIQLIGETEATQEVITKLQASDVEVEVDHR; this comes from the coding sequence GTGATTCGTTTACAAGACGTAGGAAAGATTTATCGCTCAAAGCGCGGAGCGGTCGAAGCCGTTGCGAATGTTGATCTGACAATCGAGCGCGGTGAAATTTTTGGAATAATCGGTTATTCCGGAGCAGGGAAATCGACTCTGATTCGCTTGCTTAATATGCTCGAGGCACCAACGAGTGGTTCGATCCAAATCGATGGTGTTGAAATGACATCACTCAAACCAAAAGAATTACGAGGCGTCCGTAAGAATGTCTCGATGGTTTTCCAACACTTCAACTTACTCTGGTCACGGACTGTTGAAGAAAACATCATGTTCCCACTCGAACTCGGTGGCTTCCCGAAAGCACGCCGCAAAGAACGAGTCGCGGAGTTGATCCAACTCGTTGGTTTGGACGGACGAGAAGGGGCTTACCCGTCACAATTATCCGGTGGTCAAAAGCAACGTGTCGGTATCGCTCGAGCACTTGCATCGAACCCGGACGTTCTCTTATGTGACGAGGCAACAAGTGCACTCGATCCAAAAACGACGGACTCAATCCTTGAGTTACTCGTCGACATCAACCAGAAACTGAAATTGACGATCGTCTTGATCACACATGAGATGCACGTCATTCAGAAAATCTGTCACCGGGTCGCCGTCATGGAAGCCGGTAAAATCGTCGAGCAAGGTCCAGTCGCAGAAGTCTTCCGTCATCCGAAGCAAGCGATGACGAAGGAATTCGTCAAACAATTGACGTCACCATTGGAAAACGAGTTGACGTTCGCGAAACTCCGCGAACGGTACCCAACCGGAAAGATCGTTCAGTTGACGTTCGTCGGATCGACGGCGGAAAGCCCGATCCTTGCGGAAGTCATGAAAGATTCACCGGTCCTGTTCAATATCATCGGCGGGAACGTTGGTCAATCGCAGGAAGGGGCACTCGGTACACTGTTCATTCAGTTGATCGGGGAAACTGAAGCAACACAAGAGGTCATCACGAAGCTTCAAGCCAGTGATGTTGAAGTGGAGGTGGATCACCGATGA
- a CDS encoding bifunctional cystathionine gamma-lyase/homocysteine desulfhydrase: MRKKTALIHGGTGVDRATGAVTPPIYQTSTYKQDKIGQLKDGYEYSRTANPTRTSIERLIADLEGGARGFAFGSGMAAIHAVFHLLESGDHIVMTDDVYGGTFRLMQRVLPKFNIQVTFVDTTDLAATEAAIQDNTKIVYVETPTNPLLKVTDIEAIATIAKRHDLKLVVDNTFATPYHQQPLALGADIVLHSATKYIGGHSDVVAGLVVVKDDALGEELHFIQNSTGGVLGPQDSFLLVRGLRTLGIRMDAIEETAHDLVAFLQAQDIVSNIFYPGLASHPGHDIQAKQATGFGGMISFDVGSAANAEKLVEATHFFTLAESLGAVESLISVPARMTHASIPAERRAELGITDGLVRISVGLEDAEDLKEDLTRAFTFLEKVSEKTV, translated from the coding sequence TGGAGGAACAGGTGTCGACCGGGCAACAGGTGCCGTCACACCACCGATCTATCAAACAAGCACATACAAGCAGGATAAAATCGGTCAACTCAAAGACGGATACGAATACTCACGGACAGCGAACCCAACACGGACGAGCATCGAACGTTTGATTGCAGATCTTGAAGGCGGCGCACGTGGTTTTGCATTCGGTTCTGGGATGGCAGCGATCCATGCCGTCTTCCATTTGCTTGAGTCTGGTGACCACATCGTCATGACAGATGACGTTTATGGTGGAACGTTCCGCTTGATGCAACGCGTCTTACCGAAGTTCAACATCCAAGTGACATTCGTCGATACGACGGATCTTGCAGCAACGGAAGCAGCGATTCAAGACAACACGAAAATCGTCTACGTCGAAACACCAACGAATCCATTGTTGAAAGTAACAGATATCGAGGCAATCGCAACGATCGCAAAACGTCACGATCTCAAACTCGTCGTCGATAACACGTTCGCAACACCATACCATCAACAACCACTCGCACTTGGTGCAGACATCGTCTTGCACAGTGCAACAAAATACATCGGCGGACACTCGGACGTCGTCGCTGGTCTTGTCGTCGTCAAAGATGATGCGCTCGGCGAAGAACTGCACTTCATCCAAAACTCGACAGGTGGCGTTCTTGGACCGCAAGACAGTTTCTTGCTCGTCCGTGGTCTTCGTACGCTTGGTATTCGGATGGATGCGATCGAAGAAACAGCCCATGATCTCGTTGCGTTCTTACAAGCACAAGACATCGTTTCAAACATCTTCTACCCAGGACTTGCATCGCACCCTGGACATGACATCCAAGCGAAACAAGCGACTGGATTCGGTGGGATGATCAGCTTTGATGTCGGTTCAGCAGCGAACGCAGAAAAACTCGTCGAGGCAACACACTTCTTCACACTCGCTGAGAGTCTTGGCGCCGTTGAGAGTCTGATTTCCGTTCCTGCACGGATGACGCACGCGTCAATCCCAGCAGAGCGTCGGGCAGAACTCGGGATCACAGACGGTCTCGTTCGGATTTCAGTTGGACTTGAGGATGCGGAAGATTTGAAAGAAGACTTAACACGTGCTTTCACGTTCCTCGAAAAAGTTTCTGAAAAAACTGTTTGA